A single region of the Corallococcus caeni genome encodes:
- a CDS encoding DUF5684 domain-containing protein — protein MDQQQLEMMQQMQDQQASGPGPLFWIFYLAFIGLVVAGMWKTFTKAGEPGWAAIVPFYNLYVMTKIVGRPAWWVVLAILPCVNIIALIILSIDMAKSFGKGVGFGIGLALLGPVFYAILGFGDAQYQGPSASGGGMAAA, from the coding sequence ATGGATCAGCAGCAGCTTGAGATGATGCAGCAGATGCAGGACCAGCAGGCGTCGGGCCCGGGGCCGCTGTTCTGGATCTTCTACCTGGCCTTCATCGGCCTGGTCGTCGCGGGCATGTGGAAGACGTTCACCAAGGCCGGCGAGCCGGGGTGGGCGGCCATCGTGCCGTTCTACAACCTGTACGTGATGACCAAGATTGTCGGCCGTCCGGCGTGGTGGGTGGTGCTGGCCATCCTGCCGTGCGTGAACATCATCGCGCTGATCATCCTCAGCATCGACATGGCGAAGTCCTTCGGGAAGGGCGTGGGCTTCGGCATCGGCCTGGCGCTGCTCGGTCCGGTCTTCTACGCCATCCTCGGCTTCGGCGACGCGCAGTACCAGGGCCCGTCCGCCTCCGGCGGCGGCATGGCCGCGGCGTAG
- a CDS encoding ATP-dependent DNA helicase translates to MSAPAPRPPSVDSLLGPGGALEEALPAYEHRPEQLQMARAVERAFTEGSYLLAEAGTGTGKTLAYLVPALLSGRKVVVSTATKTLQDQVFFKDLPLLSEKLGLRFEAAYLKGRGNYLCLHRYESFEKDPQFVSKEEAKQWPLLKKWVTQTETGDRAELDLPESFAAWSRLSTTSETCLGSRCSLYETCFVTRMRKRAEVADLLVVNHHLFFADLALRSSGKRTEGVLPFYDAVVFDEAHALEDAASSHFGCSVSNYRLEELSRDAVAALPVKDERHATLSALAQRVRSHADALFLQAPRALGLSSQESTVALRPETMGKLSGALEQVREGLAALASFAGSEREPELAAIHRRAEEMAEQLTFLEKSESADHVYWAEARGKGLFLRANPIDVAKELRDRLYGALDTVVFTSATLAADSRFDFFAKRMGMYDEEGQPVTRVRTLAVPSPFDFPRQSALYLPTHLPDPSAPGFIEAAAEEIIQLCEVTGGRAFVLFTSLRNMVRAYELTATRLPYQALLQGERPKQQLLDAFRQTPSVLFAAHSFWEGVDVPGDALSLVIIDRLPFASPGDPLVAARIRQIQARGEEPFDQYQLPQAALALRQGFGRLIRTQADRGIVAMLDRRIVTKSYGRVFLSSLPPAKRMEDTTELSRWFNGPVRPVPPVRSIR, encoded by the coding sequence ATGTCCGCGCCCGCGCCCCGTCCCCCTTCTGTCGACAGCCTGCTGGGTCCTGGTGGCGCGCTGGAAGAGGCGCTGCCCGCGTACGAGCACCGCCCGGAGCAGCTCCAGATGGCGCGCGCCGTGGAGCGGGCCTTCACGGAGGGCAGCTACCTGCTGGCGGAGGCCGGCACGGGCACGGGCAAGACGCTGGCCTACCTGGTGCCCGCGCTCCTGTCGGGGCGCAAGGTGGTGGTGTCCACGGCCACGAAGACGCTGCAGGACCAGGTGTTCTTCAAGGACCTGCCGCTGCTCAGCGAGAAGCTGGGGCTGCGCTTCGAGGCGGCCTACCTCAAGGGGCGCGGCAACTACCTGTGCCTGCACCGCTACGAGTCCTTCGAGAAGGATCCGCAGTTCGTCTCGAAGGAAGAGGCGAAGCAGTGGCCGCTGCTCAAGAAGTGGGTGACGCAGACGGAGACGGGGGACCGGGCGGAGCTGGACCTGCCGGAGTCCTTCGCCGCGTGGTCGCGGCTGTCCACCACGTCGGAGACGTGCCTGGGCTCGCGCTGCTCGCTGTATGAAACCTGTTTCGTCACGCGGATGCGCAAGCGCGCGGAGGTCGCGGACCTGCTGGTGGTGAACCACCACCTGTTCTTCGCGGACCTGGCGCTGCGCAGCTCCGGCAAGCGCACGGAAGGGGTGCTGCCCTTCTACGACGCGGTCGTCTTCGACGAGGCGCACGCGCTGGAGGACGCGGCCAGCAGCCACTTCGGCTGCAGCGTGTCCAACTACCGGCTGGAGGAGCTGTCGCGCGACGCGGTGGCGGCCCTGCCGGTGAAGGACGAACGGCACGCGACGCTCTCCGCGCTGGCCCAGCGGGTGCGCTCGCACGCGGACGCGCTGTTCCTCCAGGCGCCGCGCGCGCTGGGGCTGTCCAGCCAGGAGTCCACCGTGGCCCTGCGCCCGGAGACGATGGGCAAGCTGTCCGGCGCGCTGGAGCAGGTGCGCGAGGGACTGGCGGCGCTCGCGTCCTTCGCGGGCAGCGAGCGCGAGCCGGAGCTGGCCGCCATCCACCGCCGCGCGGAGGAGATGGCGGAGCAGCTCACGTTCCTGGAGAAGTCCGAGTCCGCGGACCACGTGTACTGGGCGGAGGCGCGAGGCAAGGGGCTGTTCCTGCGCGCGAACCCCATCGACGTGGCGAAGGAGCTGCGCGACCGGCTCTACGGCGCGCTGGACACGGTCGTCTTCACCTCCGCGACGCTCGCGGCGGACAGCCGCTTCGACTTCTTCGCCAAACGCATGGGCATGTACGACGAGGAGGGCCAGCCGGTGACGCGCGTGCGCACGCTGGCGGTGCCCAGCCCGTTCGACTTCCCGCGCCAGTCCGCGCTGTACCTGCCCACGCACCTGCCGGACCCCAGCGCCCCGGGCTTCATCGAGGCGGCGGCCGAAGAGATCATCCAGCTGTGCGAGGTGACGGGCGGCCGCGCGTTCGTGCTCTTCACGTCCCTGCGCAACATGGTGCGCGCGTACGAGCTGACGGCGACGCGGCTGCCCTATCAAGCCCTGCTCCAGGGCGAGCGGCCCAAGCAGCAGCTGCTGGACGCCTTCCGCCAGACGCCCAGCGTGCTCTTCGCCGCGCACAGCTTCTGGGAGGGCGTGGACGTGCCCGGGGACGCGCTGAGCCTGGTCATCATCGACCGGCTCCCGTTCGCCTCACCGGGCGACCCGCTGGTGGCCGCGCGCATCCGCCAGATCCAGGCGCGCGGTGAGGAGCCGTTCGACCAGTACCAGCTGCCGCAGGCGGCGCTGGCGCTGCGGCAGGGCTTCGGGCGGCTCATCCGCACGCAGGCGGACCGGGGTATCGTGGCGATGCTGGACCGCCGCATCGTGACCAAGAGCTACGGCCGGGTGTTCCTCTCCAGCCTGCCGCCCGCGAAGCGGATGGAGGACACGACGGAGCTGAGCCGCTGGTTCAACGGCCCGGTGCGCCCGGTGCCGCCCGTGCGCTCGATTCGCTGA
- a CDS encoding TonB-dependent receptor — translation MTGPRVPSRLSLSYGIGLALLLPGVAIAQDVEGGTAPATEREPPTETRTVVTATRLPRPLRDVPATTVVIPREELERSPTLTQDALVRTLPSVATFRRTPSLVADPTAQGLNLRGLAPSGVARGLVLLDGLPFNDPYGGWVFWRALPRLGLDRIEVVPTGGSALYGSAALGGVVQLFSRPITGPVLDADMSVGNLGTGFVAARVADRWGRVGASLEVEGLTSDGYRIVPENQRGRVDGDTPSRHVSAQARVEAEATDHLSLSAHAGVFRETQNGGTQYTVASVDLAWFAASARLRTDTAGAFELGLFGRVQHFAQDRARLTPDRNFEVRSALQDVPANDQGGSLVWTGPDLTLGGTHVLAAGVDVRRSNGRADELLFPNAYTPTTLYARTTRGTQVSGGVFVQDLYTVSPALEFAGTLRWDTWRNFDGHQLESLAGGATPSTDFEPRTARQLSPRLAARVRPLDWLTLRASAYRAFRAPTLNELYRPFQVGTVLTAANPDLGAERLWGTEAGVEATSPRGLTGRVTGFWNVLDAPITNVTLATPLPDGTTRQRQNLGRARVRGVELGADWRLSRQWLALAAYTFVDPVVTRAPGQPDLVGRQLPQDPRHRGFLAVTFDDPSIVSVTAQLRVFGPQYEDDLNTRGMGGAAVVDLFVSRHLFWKVDAFGAVENLFDRQYLAGRAGVDTLAPPFQARVGLRLRDVFSESSARAAPGAPGR, via the coding sequence ATGACTGGACCGCGCGTTCCTTCCCGGCTGTCGCTCTCCTACGGCATCGGTCTGGCGTTGCTGCTGCCCGGAGTGGCCATCGCGCAGGACGTGGAGGGGGGCACGGCCCCTGCCACCGAGCGCGAGCCTCCAACCGAAACACGGACCGTCGTCACCGCGACGCGCCTGCCGCGTCCGCTCCGGGACGTGCCCGCCACCACGGTGGTGATTCCGCGCGAGGAGCTGGAGCGCAGCCCCACGCTCACGCAGGACGCGCTCGTCCGCACGCTGCCTTCCGTCGCCACGTTCCGCCGCACGCCGTCCCTGGTCGCGGACCCCACCGCGCAGGGGCTCAACCTTCGCGGGCTCGCGCCCTCCGGCGTGGCGCGCGGGCTGGTGCTGCTGGATGGGCTTCCCTTCAACGACCCCTACGGCGGCTGGGTGTTCTGGCGCGCCCTGCCCCGCCTGGGCCTGGACCGCATCGAGGTCGTCCCCACCGGCGGCTCCGCGCTCTACGGGAGCGCGGCGCTGGGCGGCGTCGTGCAGCTATTCTCCCGGCCCATCACCGGCCCGGTGCTGGACGCTGACATGTCCGTGGGCAACCTGGGCACCGGCTTCGTCGCCGCTCGCGTCGCGGACCGCTGGGGCCGCGTGGGCGCCTCGCTGGAGGTCGAAGGGCTCACCAGCGACGGCTACCGCATCGTCCCGGAGAACCAGCGCGGCCGCGTCGACGGCGACACGCCGTCCAGGCACGTCAGCGCCCAGGCGCGCGTCGAAGCGGAGGCCACCGACCACCTCTCCCTCTCCGCCCACGCGGGCGTGTTCCGCGAGACGCAGAACGGCGGCACCCAGTACACCGTCGCCAGCGTGGACCTCGCGTGGTTCGCCGCGAGCGCCCGCCTCCGCACGGACACCGCCGGCGCGTTCGAGCTGGGCCTCTTCGGCCGCGTCCAGCACTTCGCGCAGGACCGCGCCCGCCTCACTCCGGACCGGAACTTCGAGGTCCGCTCCGCCCTCCAGGACGTGCCCGCGAATGATCAGGGCGGCTCGCTCGTCTGGACCGGCCCGGACCTGACGCTGGGCGGAACCCACGTGCTCGCCGCGGGCGTGGACGTGCGCCGCTCCAACGGCAGGGCCGACGAGCTGCTCTTCCCCAACGCCTACACCCCCACGACGCTCTACGCGCGCACCACGCGGGGCACGCAGGTGTCTGGCGGCGTCTTCGTGCAGGACCTCTACACCGTGTCCCCCGCGCTGGAGTTCGCCGGCACGCTGCGCTGGGACACGTGGCGCAACTTCGACGGCCACCAGCTGGAGAGCCTCGCGGGCGGCGCCACGCCCTCCACCGACTTCGAGCCCCGCACCGCCCGCCAGCTCAGCCCGCGCCTCGCCGCGCGCGTGCGGCCCCTGGACTGGCTCACCCTGCGCGCCTCCGCATACCGCGCCTTCCGCGCCCCCACGCTCAACGAGCTCTACCGCCCCTTCCAGGTGGGCACCGTCCTCACCGCCGCGAATCCGGACCTGGGCGCCGAGCGCCTCTGGGGCACCGAGGCGGGCGTGGAGGCCACCAGCCCTCGGGGGCTCACCGGCCGCGTCACCGGCTTCTGGAACGTGCTGGACGCGCCCATCACCAACGTCACCCTCGCCACGCCCCTGCCGGACGGCACCACCCGCCAGCGCCAGAACCTGGGCCGCGCCCGCGTGCGAGGCGTGGAGCTGGGCGCGGACTGGCGCCTGTCCCGCCAGTGGCTCGCGCTCGCCGCGTACACCTTCGTGGACCCCGTCGTCACCCGCGCGCCCGGTCAGCCCGACCTCGTGGGTCGCCAGCTCCCGCAGGACCCCAGGCATCGCGGCTTCCTGGCGGTCACCTTCGACGACCCGTCCATCGTCTCCGTCACCGCGCAGCTGCGCGTCTTCGGCCCGCAGTACGAGGACGACCTCAACACGCGCGGCATGGGCGGCGCGGCGGTGGTGGACCTGTTCGTGAGCCGCCACCTCTTCTGGAAGGTGGACGCGTTCGGCGCGGTGGAGAACCTCTTCGACCGCCAGTACCTCGCGGGCCGCGCGGGCGTGGACACGCTGGCCCCGCCCTTCCAGGCGCGCGTGGGCCTGCGCCTGCGCGACGTGTTCAGCGAATCGAGCGCACGGGCGGCACCGGGCGCACCGGGCCGTTGA